A DNA window from Hevea brasiliensis isolate MT/VB/25A 57/8 chromosome 2, ASM3005281v1, whole genome shotgun sequence contains the following coding sequences:
- the LOC110661215 gene encoding uncharacterized protein LOC110661215, whose amino-acid sequence MALCQLDDQEASNTMKARKWGGGREGEEGGRGGGSSLGLMITGMTKEPRIPCKHGNGEGEGKGKRGRIIPRADDNWELFDCYLLFDFSGQVELFFLHSNAKNVIMKLMKKLNLRLSTSIFTEVQDLLYLEHHLDQDPHASNYRTSMKAYKGATYGDRRLVLLILQP is encoded by the exons ATGGCCTTATGTCAGTTGGATGACCAAGAAGCCTCGAATACCATGAAAGCACGGAAATGGGGAGGGGGAAGGGAAGGGGAAGAGGGGGGAAGAGGAGGAGGATCATCCCTAGGGCTGATGATAACTGGGATGACCAAGGAGCCTCGAATACCATGTAAGCACGGAAATGGGGAGGGGGAAGGGAAGGGGAAGAGGGGGAGGATCATCCCTAGGGCTGATGATAACTGGGAGTTGTTTG ATTGCTACCTTCTTTTTGATTTTTCTGGTCAGGTGGAATTATTTTTCCTTCACTCAAATGCCAAGAATGTTATAATGaaactcatgaagaagttgaacCTTAGG CTTTCAACCTCGATTTTTACAGAGGTTCAAGACCTATTATATTTGGAGCACCATCTTGATCAGGATCCTCATGCTTCTAACTACAGGACTTCAATG AAAGCTTACAAAGGAGCTACGTACGGTGATAGAAGATTAGTCTTGTTGATTTTGCAACCTTAG